The stretch of DNA ATACGCTTAAAGTTTTTGATTTGCCTAAAGATAAATCTGTTGAGCGTGAGCTTGCTTTGATAAAGGTTTCTGCCAACGAAAAGACCCGTACGGAAATAACTCAGATTGTAGATGTCTTTGGCGCTAAAGTAGTTGATGTTTCAGAAGGTTCCTTGATTGTCGAAATATCCGATGAAAGCTTTAGAGTAGATGACATAGAAGAGATGCTGCGAAAATATGGAATTAAAGAGATGGTTCGCACAGGTAGAATTGCCATTTT from candidate division WOR-1 bacterium RIFOXYB2_FULL_36_35 encodes:
- a CDS encoding acetolactate synthase small subunit; the protein is TLKVFDLPKDKSVERELALIKVSANEKTRTEITQIVDVFGAKVVDVSEGSLIVEISDESFRVDDIEEMLRKYGIKEMVRTGRIAILRGGSE